Proteins encoded by one window of Bacillota bacterium:
- a CDS encoding type II toxin-antitoxin system HicB family antitoxin: MSKNYFVYPAVIHFWTDEDGQQQTSVTFPDLPGLVTGPGPGASFEEVLEASKEGLALHLEGMIEDGHNIPEPTPIDRLEYDKRPKEGGSVTLALVDVVLPVYRNRKTEYARINVTIPKWLKELAEEKKINFSKVLREGLYDVLNLESLRDKDE; the protein is encoded by the coding sequence ATGAGTAAAAATTATTTCGTCTATCCCGCCGTTATCCATTTCTGGACCGACGAGGACGGCCAGCAGCAGACCAGCGTTACGTTCCCGGACCTTCCGGGTCTTGTTACCGGTCCTGGTCCTGGAGCGAGTTTTGAGGAAGTTCTGGAGGCATCGAAAGAGGGTCTCGCGTTACACCTGGAGGGAATGATTGAGGACGGCCACAACATCCCGGAGCCAACTCCTATTGACCGTTTGGAGTACGACAAGAGACCGAAAGAAGGCGGGTCCGTGACGTTGGCCCTGGTCGACGTAGTTCTTCCCGTATATCGGAACCGCAAAACCGAGTATGCCAGGATTAACGTCACGATTCCAAAGTGGCTTAAGGAATTAGCGGAAGAAAAAAAGATAAACTTCTCAAAGGTTCTCAGGGAAGGACTTTATGACGTTTTGAACCTGGAGAGTCTCAG
- a CDS encoding Bro-N domain-containing protein, which produces MEGEPWFAARDVCDVLEIQQVVRAVERLDEDEKGMSLIHTLGGNQETTIVNEPGLYRLIMGSRKPEAREFKRWVVHEVRQRLQTGFTGPARYQDRRSGES; this is translated from the coding sequence ATCGAGGGCGAGCCGTGGTTCGCGGCGAGGGATGTTTGCGACGTACTGGAAATCCAACAGGTCGTAAGGGCTGTCGAACGACTCGACGAGGACGAAAAGGGTATGAGTTTAATTCACACCCTTGGAGGAAACCAGGAAACGACAATCGTAAACGAACCGGGCCTTTATCGTTTAATAATGGGAAGTCGCAAACCGGAGGCCAGAGAATTTAAACGCTGGGTCGTCCATGAGGTCCGCCAAAGACTGCAAACGGGCTTTACGGGACCAGCACGTTACCAGGACCGACGTTCTGGAGAAAGTTAA